The Ziziphus jujuba cultivar Dongzao chromosome 5, ASM3175591v1 genome segment TGTCTAGTCTTTTCGGAGACGGAGAATGGTGGTTTCCTCCATGGTAGGTCGCCTTCCAGGTCTTCCCCCGATACTTCAGAAGTGTCGGGATTGTTGTTTCGCAGGGAAGCTTCGAATGAATTCTCAAAGGTAATGCCTAATATTtgcaattataaattattattatttaaaaaaaaaaaaatacaatcagTTTCTTTAAACATGGTCATATCTAGTaacaatcaaattaaattaaaaggaaattaaagattaaaaaaattaccaaaatacaaATGGGTTTCACATGCGACTTGCTCATAATAACATTGAAAAAGGGCTTCTTTTCTGAAAGGGGCCAAAATTCTTCATCCCCTCTTCcacaatcttcttcttctccatcaacTCGTACGTTTCTTTCAGTTTTGTTCATGCTGCTCTGCTCTGCTCTGCTCTGAGACTCGCTGCTTCCTCGCTTCCTTTGTACTCACTCAACTACTTCTTCTACTTTCTTAAATAAGACCCCCCTACAACACCAAAACGTAAATTACTTTTATACCATACATTGTTatctattataattattattaatttttttaaaaaaaaaaaaaaaaaaactttctacCACAACAAAAATCCTTTTAccaaaaacttttcaaataaaaaaaaaaaaaattaccaaaatgtaTATGTTTCCATTAATTACTAAAGAAAATTATACAGACACCCTCATGCCTTGCTTAATGTCACATGTCCTTAATGTGGACTAGTACTTTACGCAAATAAAAACGCAATGAATGTGCGTGTAATAATCAGGAAGGGGACAGTATGTGcgaatataaaataaactacACCGGATAcatgagttttttttatttttaaaatacatgttcttacatacatatatatacgcaACATATTCTTAACTTcgatctctttctctttctccttGTCCCAtacattttttatcttttataaaattaaaagatttcaaGCCATTTAATTAAGGTGGGAGTCATCAAATGGTAAATTGATAATGTTTGTGAGTTCAGCAGAAAAAGCTTGAATAATTACCAACTAAATAAGCATTATATCATCCTCTTTACGTTGTCTTGGCTTTTCAATAGGAATATCCAGAATCTTCAGAAATTGAAGTCAGAGAATTCACAATTCgttttactttttagtttcaTCATAATCACAAGTCATAGGCTTGTTTTCGATCTGACATCTTAACCAACTAGTTTTTGCAATACGTAGATGGTTTGTATGAAGAGTTAATAAGATAACTAATCTCTTATCCGTTCGTTCGTTACCTTGTATATATGTTTCCATGACGGTACTCGGGAGGAGAGGAACAAATTGACACATCTCTTTCACTGTGTATCAATGGTTTTGATAACACATTATAGTTTCAACTTCAAGATgtacataataaaatttggttgtCAGAGGAGGATGGTGGTGGCACACACCGGTTATTCCTCTCAGACCGATCATAAGCTGGCCTGGTTCGTATGAATAGCAAGAAACTGGAACCTAACCCCAAGAGCGAAAAACACCCCCACCACATAAACGTCTGCCAATAGCATTTTCTGCCAATGCAAACCGTTGCTTCCTTCAATAAGCTCTGGTCTAGACCACTACTGCCTTCATTGGAATCGTACACTATCGCAGCAACAAGACCATAGAAGAGTGAACCAATTGGAATGTTGGTGATGAGGATGTTGTGGTTGATCCCAGCGCTGTTTGGGCCAAACAGCTCTGATGTGATTGAGACTGCTGCTGAGAAAACAAAGCCTGAGCTTAGACCAATCAGAGCTGTGCCTGCATGCAATGCTACCTCACTACCTGATGCAGCCAGCGAAAACAATGCCATTGGTACTGGCAATAGTGCAACTGCAAGCCACCCAGTCCTtgcaaaatacaccttgctgcatatatacatgtacacgTTAATGTTACATTTTATACACGGACCAAACCAAGGGTGTCACTGATGATAAATACATACTCATGAAGGAAATCTGGGGCAGCTGAGAGTAAACGCCCAAAGAAGGAGCACAAGGAGTAGAGCATGACAAGAGAACTAGTATGGGAAGTGTATCCAAGTGACTCTGAAATCTGCCCAAGATTGTTGCTGTAAACCAGTCCCAATGTCCCTCCACAAAAATATGACACAAAATATAGCCAAAAATCTAGGCGATGGATTAGCAATCCAGCTCGATGCTCCTCGCCCAGACTAGTTAGCCTATCTTTCTCCATGATCACCTTCCCAAAACAGCCTTCCTTTTCTATCACTGGTACTTCGTAAGTAGTAGGGCAagtagcagcagcagcagcagtatCCTTTCCAATAAGTTCTTTATGAAGCTCATCAGCCTCAGGGTCAATAAAGGAGGAGTTTTTTAAACGGGAAGTATAATGGACACTTGGACTAGACCACTCCCTAGCATATGCAATAACAGGCAGACATAAGGGTAGAAGTAAGAGAATAATAGCACCAAGTAGGAGAAGATGGGCTCTATGCAGAATAGAGGATATGGAATTAAGGAAAAGGAGATAGACGCCAGTGAAAGCAGCTAGAATGTAAAGGATAAGAAAAATGAGGGAGTCGTGGTGTATGGCGCTATCAGCCGAATTAATTGGTTGAAGAGGGAGTCGGCGGAGGAGGATGGGGATGAGGGTGAGGGTAGATGCAAAGAGAGGGACAAGTGCGTTCAGAAGGAGGTAAAGTGTATCATCATTTGGGTTAATTGCATTGGCAATGAGGGTGTATAGAGCTGCACTTACCCCATTGAAACTGACACTGAGAGACAGGGCAAGTGGTAGGCTGGTTGGGAAGTTTTTGATGCATAGAACATGGCAAACTGTGTTGAACCAACAGATGCTGCAACCTCCCAACAAGCACAGTATGACTACCTGCCCCAAAAATCAACCAACTCTGCTCTTTATATGTGCTTTACATAATATCCTTGCAAAATTCTTAttctgtatattatatatatatatatatatgaagtggAGGAGGAATGATTACGAGCGGGTTCTCAAGTGAATGGGAACAGACTTGGGGTTGGAGCAACCAAAAGTGTGTTAAGTAATCTCTATTCGCCAAACTAATTCCTGGCTTTAACTTTACGTCAGAGTTGGTTTGGTACTTGGTAGGTAAGTTTTGGAGCCTAATTTGTTTTGTATTCCAAAACCAAGATAAATTAATATAggtgtatttatatattggtGTTAGATGgataaaaaaatcaactaaaAATAACTACTCTTGAAATTGGCAGATTGATAGGTGTTCTCACGTTTCTCttgtaattaactaattgatggATAATTAGATACTCAATGATACAAGTAAAATGAACTTAATGTGTGTGGCTGGGGTTGTTCTTGGTGGAGAGGCAAAAGAGGTTCACTAATTTTCCAAGGAAGATGATTAATAATTTTCACCGCTTTTCCCACGAAAAAGGGAAATCTAAACTAAAATTAGGAAGGCCTCGCAGAAATCCATAATTAATAAGACTGCAGCACTAGGAAAAGCCCAAAACGTCAAATTAACGTACTATATTAATGCATCACGGTAgtgaaattaataattatatatggcATAAAACCAAAGAATAGATGAAGTTGTAAATTTAACAAGTAAAAAGCAAGTGAAATGAAGGAGACAAAAGAACTGACCAGGAAATAAGGCAAAGAGATGAATTTCCGAATGACAAGCCATTGGAGGCCATAACCAAAGAATCCCATGGAGGCAGCAATGAAAATGACCACCCACATGGGAAGATACAAAAGGGAGACCCCAGAACACCAGCCCAATGCCTTGCCCATATCAGAGGCCATAGACAGATAGTTAAGCTGCACCTGAGAAATCCCCAGAACAGATTTGAGGTCGGAGGAGTAGGAGGAGAAGTCGAAGTTTGTGCCTGTGAAAGCCTGTATCCATATTGTCGCCACAAGTATCATCCATTTCCCTGATTGTCCACCCATAAAAGTTGATGAAGATGAAGGATTTGGGG includes the following:
- the LOC107428969 gene encoding protein NUCLEAR FUSION DEFECTIVE 4 isoform X2, which encodes MACHSEIHLFALFPVILCLLGGCSICWFNTVCHVLCIKNFPTSLPLALSLSVSFNGVSAALYTLIANAINPNDDTLYLLLNALVPLFASTLTLIPILLRRLPLQPINSADSAIHHDSLIFLILYILAAFTGVYLLFLNSISSILHRAHLLLLGAIILLLLPLCLPVIAYAREWSSPSVHYTSRLKNSSFIDPEADELHKELIGKDTAAAAATCPTTYEVPVIEKEGCFGKVIMEKDRLTSLGEEHRAGLLIHRLDFWLYFVSYFCGGTLGLVYSNNLGQISESLGYTSHTSSLVMLYSLCSFFGRLLSAAPDFLHDKVYFARTGWLAVALLPVPMALFSLAASGSEVALHAGTALIGLSSGFVFSAAVSITSELFGPNSAGINHNILITNIPIGSLFYGLVAAIVYDSNEGSSGLDQSLLKEATVCIGRKCYWQTFMWWGCFSLLGLGSSFLLFIRTRPAYDRSERNNRCVPPPSSSDNQILLCTS
- the LOC107428969 gene encoding protein NUCLEAR FUSION DEFECTIVE 4 isoform X1, translating into MGGQSGKWMILVATIWIQAFTGTNFDFSSYSSDLKSVLGISQVQLNYLSMASDMGKALGWCSGVSLLYLPMWVVIFIAASMGFFGYGLQWLVIRKFISLPYFLVVILCLLGGCSICWFNTVCHVLCIKNFPTSLPLALSLSVSFNGVSAALYTLIANAINPNDDTLYLLLNALVPLFASTLTLIPILLRRLPLQPINSADSAIHHDSLIFLILYILAAFTGVYLLFLNSISSILHRAHLLLLGAIILLLLPLCLPVIAYAREWSSPSVHYTSRLKNSSFIDPEADELHKELIGKDTAAAAATCPTTYEVPVIEKEGCFGKVIMEKDRLTSLGEEHRAGLLIHRLDFWLYFVSYFCGGTLGLVYSNNLGQISESLGYTSHTSSLVMLYSLCSFFGRLLSAAPDFLHDKVYFARTGWLAVALLPVPMALFSLAASGSEVALHAGTALIGLSSGFVFSAAVSITSELFGPNSAGINHNILITNIPIGSLFYGLVAAIVYDSNEGSSGLDQSLLKEATVCIGRKCYWQTFMWWGCFSLLGLGSSFLLFIRTRPAYDRSERNNRCVPPPSSSDNQILLCTS